The uncultured Dysgonomonas sp. genome contains the following window.
GAGAAGGCTAACGGAGAATACATATTCTTTATGGATTCGGACGATATGCTAATACCTGATACATTACAGATATTGTTTGACAAATTTGCTATTGCTGAAGTCGGGCTTGTTTGCGGCGAATGTCAAGCTATGTATGAGGATGGAAAAGATTATAACTATAAACGGCCTGTTTTCCCTGATAAAATAACGGCAGGCAATCAAATGCTAAAAGATATATTGACTTATAATACGTTATGTTCGATATGGGGAAAACTATATAAGAAGGATCTTATCGCATCAATAAAGTTTGAGGATAATTTAAAATTGGGTGAAGATATCCATTTCCTTACTACTTTATTTAGCGAAAGATCATGTTCTGTTTTGAGATGCCCGGAGAAAATCTACCGTTATCGTATATTACAAAATTCAATTTCACATTCAAAACAAGCCTCTCTTATTGGTGAAATTCAGAACTATATCGAAAACATGATTCAACTTCGTATTAAGTATAACAAATATATTTCTAAAAACTGTGCTGAAGAGTTCTCTTATAACGTTTGTTATAATATACTGTATTGCATATACTTAACGGGTCTAATGAAAAGGACTGAACGTTGGCAGCTTGACATGTTAAAATCTGAAGTTCTATATATTAAGACTATTGACGATGGGCTTACACAGGATATAAAGTCATTACTGAGATCTGATAAACCCGGTATATCATGGACTTTGACATTCCGCCACTTTACTGGTTATGTTAAAGGTGTAGCGCGTAAGTTTACGAAGTAATTTAATATTCGGTACAGATATTCTATAAATCTAAAAGGGTAGGAGAAGACTCCTATTAAATAACAAAGAATGATGCGCGTTCTTTTTATCTCACATTATCCGGGGCTTGGCGGTGCTAATCTTTCGATGATCCATTTAATAGAACATCTGAGAATATATGGTATCGTACCCTTAGTCTTTATACCTGCCCATGGGCCGATAGAAGTAGAACTTCAAAAAAGAGGAATAGCATATGAAATACACCGGTATGCCTCATTACGTACTGTGGACAAGGGCACCGTATACAATGCATTAGAAGCCGTTTTGAGAGTGGCTGTCAACATCGGGCAGTCTATCAGATTATCCATCAAACTGCGAAACAAAATAGATCTGATCCATTCAAATTCCAGTTTAGTATTCTTAGGTTGGTTTTTAAAAAAAATAATGAGAAAGCCATTAATTTGGCATCTACGGGAATTTGGGCGTGGCGACTACGACCTATGTTTACCATTGGGAAGAAAAATCTCTGCTAAATGTTATGAAGACGCTGATGTCATGGTCGCAATTTCCCAATCGGTTGCAGACTATTATATGCAATCAATATGCCCCGAGGCCAATATGAGGACGATATATAATGGTATAGATGAGAGTAGTGTTCTACCCCGTTTTATCCGGAAGGAAGATAAGATAGCAATATGCATGGCTGGAGGTATAAGCGAACAGAAAAATCAGATAGAATTAATCCGTGCTGTCCGTTTAATAAAAAATAATAATTTCAGAATTGACATAATTGGGGATGGTGATAAAAAATATATCGACAAACTGAGATTAATTATCAAAGAATACGGATTAGATGATGTGATAAGATTTATAGGCCCAAAGGGTAATATCGGTGCTATTCTCAAAAATTACAGTATTGGCATTATTACATCAAAAAATGAGGCTTTTGGCCGGGTAATTATCGAATATATGTTGGCAAAACTTGCTGTGATAGCTCCTAATGCCGGAGCATGTACAGAATTGGTGTGTAATGGACAAACCGGATTTGTGTACGAGCTTGGCAATGCGTCCGACTTGGCAAATAAGCTCCAATTACTTATTCAAAATGGCACTGAACGTAACCGTGTAGCTTTATCGGGCTATGATATGGCGATCAATCACTATACGGCCCGGATAAATGCGCAAAAAGTTTATATGCTGTATAAAGAAGTTATGAAAGTATGATTTATTTGGTAATAACGCCATTTTTCCCACTTCCCGGTCACTATTGGGGCGGTTATGTATATGATCAGGTGAAAGCTATTATCAATACCAATAAGTATGAGCGTATAATAGTACTGCGTAGTATGAGCCTGAACAAAACATTCAATTACCAATTTGAAGGGATAGATGTTATTGGTTTGCCAATGTTTCAAATGCCTTCTATGGTGATGAACGGCTTACAAGGTTTATGGAACGTTCGGATGCTGAAACAAACCCTGGAAAAACACTCAATTAATATATCCGATATTATTGTTGCTCATATCCATACAGCAGGTTTTGCATATTATGCAACATCTTTGAAGCAGTGGAACAGGCAAATCATTACGCTGCTCCAGCATCACGACCTGGATCCGATAGGGATAAATAGTGGCAAGTTATCGGATAAGAAATG
Protein-coding sequences here:
- a CDS encoding glycosyltransferase family 2 protein — encoded protein: MISIIVPVYNVEKYIVECIESILVQTYTNWELFLINDGSTDSSGDICQGYAHKDNRIAYIRTQNRGACHARNTGLEKANGEYIFFMDSDDMLIPDTLQILFDKFAIAEVGLVCGECQAMYEDGKDYNYKRPVFPDKITAGNQMLKDILTYNTLCSIWGKLYKKDLIASIKFEDNLKLGEDIHFLTTLFSERSCSVLRCPEKIYRYRILQNSISHSKQASLIGEIQNYIENMIQLRIKYNKYISKNCAEEFSYNVCYNILYCIYLTGLMKRTERWQLDMLKSEVLYIKTIDDGLTQDIKSLLRSDKPGISWTLTFRHFTGYVKGVARKFTK
- a CDS encoding glycosyltransferase family 4 protein, translated to MMRVLFISHYPGLGGANLSMIHLIEHLRIYGIVPLVFIPAHGPIEVELQKRGIAYEIHRYASLRTVDKGTVYNALEAVLRVAVNIGQSIRLSIKLRNKIDLIHSNSSLVFLGWFLKKIMRKPLIWHLREFGRGDYDLCLPLGRKISAKCYEDADVMVAISQSVADYYMQSICPEANMRTIYNGIDESSVLPRFIRKEDKIAICMAGGISEQKNQIELIRAVRLIKNNNFRIDIIGDGDKKYIDKLRLIIKEYGLDDVIRFIGPKGNIGAILKNYSIGIITSKNEAFGRVIIEYMLAKLAVIAPNAGACTELVCNGQTGFVYELGNASDLANKLQLLIQNGTERNRVALSGYDMAINHYTARINAQKVYMLYKEVMKV